CGCAGTCAGCCGCACCCGACCGGTGGGAGTTGGGGCATCGTCGAGGAGTACGTAGGACACGGCATCGGAACCGAGATGCATCAAGATCCGCAGGTGTACAACTACGCCCCGCGCGGCCCGGGGCGCGGGCCCAAGCTGGTGAAAGGGCTTGCGCTCGCCGTAGAGCCGATGGTCAACCTGGGCGGCCGGCAGACGCGTCAGCTCAGCGACGGATGGACCGTCGTCACCGGGGACGGCCAGCACTCGGCGCACTTCGAACACACGTTCACGCTGACCGATGACGGTCCGTGGGTCCTCACGGCGATCGACGGCGGCCGGAGCCGGCTTGCGGCGCTGCTCGCGTCGCCGGCGGCAGGGTAACCGGACCGCCGAGGGATACTCAGCCGTGGCGAATGATCCGGCCCTTCGCGCATCCGACGCCGAGCGTGACGGTGTGGCCCATGCGTTGCAGGAGCACTACGCCGCCGGCCGGTTGACCATGGAGGAGTTTCACGACCGGCTCGATGCCGCTTATCGGGCGCGAACGCACGGTGAGCTCGGTCCGCTACTGGCCGATCTGCCGCATCTGGACGAGCCGTTGCCCATCCCGGCTACGAGCTCGTTGCCGCAGCCGGGCTGGGGGCGGCGGGCGCGCCGGCGCCGGCGTCAGGCCAGCTGGTCGTCCTACCTCTCGGCCAACGTCGTTTGCTGGGCCATCTGGGGCACCGAGGCGGCCACCAGCGGTCACCTCGACGGCCTGTGGCCGCTATGGGTGACCGTTCCGTGGGGCGCCATGCTGCTCACCCGCCGGGTCCATCGCTAGCCCTGGGCCGCCGGTGGAGTTTGCCGCCCTGATCGCGTAGACTCTGCCCTTGGCTCCGGCTGTTGCCGACCGCCCACCCAAAGGGGCGGCGGTTCGACGTGCGTCGGGGCGGGCGTTCGGCACCGGACGCTCCCTGTTGATCACCGATCCAGTCACGGAACGCGGAGGACATGCCGAAGAAGGACGGGGCCATCGAAATCGAGGGCCGGGTGGTCGAGCCTCTCCCGAACGCGATGTTCCGGGTCGAGCTCGCCAACGGTCACCGGGTCCTGGCTCACATCAGCGGCAAGATGCGCCAGCACTACATCCGGATCCTCCCCGAGGACCGGGTAGTCGTGGAGCTCTCGCCCTACGACCTGTCCCGCGGCCGGATTGTCTACCGCTACAAGTAACGACCGAAGGAGGGCGTCTCGGACGCCTGTTTCCGAGGAGTTCTCATGAAGGTCAAGCCCAGCGTCAAGAAGATGTGCGACAAGTGCAAAGTGATCCGCCGGCATGGCCGGGTCATGGTCATCTGCGAGAACCTGCGACACAAGCAGCG
This sequence is a window from Mycobacteriales bacterium. Protein-coding genes within it:
- a CDS encoding DUF1707 domain-containing protein, whose amino-acid sequence is MANDPALRASDAERDGVAHALQEHYAAGRLTMEEFHDRLDAAYRARTHGELGPLLADLPHLDEPLPIPATSSLPQPGWGRRARRRRRQASWSSYLSANVVCWAIWGTEAATSGHLDGLWPLWVTVPWGAMLLTRRVHR
- the infA gene encoding translation initiation factor IF-1, yielding MPKKDGAIEIEGRVVEPLPNAMFRVELANGHRVLAHISGKMRQHYIRILPEDRVVVELSPYDLSRGRIVYRYK
- the rpmJ gene encoding 50S ribosomal protein L36, coding for MKVKPSVKKMCDKCKVIRRHGRVMVICENLRHKQRQG